The uncultured Devosia sp. sequence GCAGGGCAGCGCCGTAAAACTGCTGGGTGGCGGCGGAGTCCACCCCGGCCAGGCGGCGGGTCAGCATGGCATAGCTGGCGTAGGAGACGGCGCCGCAGAGCGACAGCAGCGTTGCCGGGTGGAAGACGTCCGTTCCGGGACGGACGATGATCAGCACGCCGACAAAGCCGACGCCGATGGCCGCCCAGCGGCGCCAGCCGACCTGTTCGCGCAGGAAAAACACCGAAAGCGCGGTGATGATCAACGGTACGGTGAAACCGATGGCGCCGGTGACGGTCAGCGGCAGATAGCGCACGGCGGTGAAATTGCAGAGCGTCGAGCCGACGAGAGCTGCCGCGCGCAGCATTTCGAGCTTCATGTTCTGGGTGTGCAGCAGGGAAAGGCCCTTGCGCGGCAGGTTGATGCCGGCGGCCAGGCCGAGATGGACCGCATAGCGCACGAACATCACCTGAAGCGCAGGAATGCCGACCAGCCCCAGCCACTTGGCCGAACTATCGAGGCATACGAAGAGGAAATAGGCCGCAAGCGCGAGGCCTATGCCCATGAGGCGGCGCTCGGTGAGAGGCGCGATGGAGGTCGACATGGCTGGTCCGAAAGGGCGCGCAGGAGGTGCGCGCCCAAGGCTTGGTGGATAGCGTTGGCCCTGTCAACAAGCGATCAGAAAGTCTCGCTGAGATTACGGACCTTGAGCGACTGGACCAGCTCGGCCGGCGACGGCTTGGCACCATGGCGCGGCGTGAAGGTCAGCTCGGTCTGGCGCCCAGGGAGCAGCGTCACGGCATTGTCGGAGAAATAGCCCGGAATATCGACCGTGGCGGTCACGAAGAGCGCCGGCTGGTCGCTGGTGAGCGTCAGGACAAACCGGCCATCGACATCGGACCAGGCGGCGCGAACCTTCGGCTCGACCAGCTCATAGGCCTTGTAGGGCTTGGGGAAATAGTCGTTCTCGCCGAGCAGATTGCCCTTGGCGTCGCGCCAGGAGAAGAAGAGGAATTCGTCTTCCGCCAGATCGGCAAAGGGCAGTTCGGCCAGGGTGATGGCGCCGTCAGGGCTGATGGCGCTGTTGCCGGAATAGACCGTGCGCGTGCCGCCGCCGACCTTTACCGCCAGCACTTCGAGCGAGACGCTGACTGGACGGCCGGTGTCGTTGATGCCGCGCAGGCGGATCGAGGTGGGCGGCGCGTTTTCGACCGGCGTGCCGCGCGAATTGGTGGCGACGGCATCGTGATGGGGCACCGCCACCACATTGACGGCCAAGAAGAAGCGCTTGGCCATGTATTGCAGCAGCTTCCACTGGCCGCCGTAGTCGAGGCTGGACCAACTCGCCACCGGCCAGATGTCATTGATCTGCCAATAGAGCGTGCCCATGCAGCGCGGCTTGGTGGAGCGCCAGTATTCAATGGCGGTCTTGATGGCGAGGCCCTGCTGGATCTGGCTCAGGAACACCATCTGGTCGAAATCGCGCGGGAAGCGGAAGTAGCGCGTCATGGTTTCGAGAATGCGGGCATTGCCGCCGGCATTGCGCTGGTGGTTTTCCATGACCGGGGAAGAAGGATTGCGGTCCTTCTCCTCGGCGAAAGTCGCGATGACATTCATCGAGGTGAAGCTCTGGAAGCCAAATTCGGAGGCAAAGCGCGGATTGACCGAGCGATAGGCTTCAAAGCTCTTGGCCGAGTGCCAGACGTCCCAATAATGCAGGTCGCCGCGGGTATCAGAATGCCAGCCGTCGGAGAAATCCATGTAGCCGAGCGATGGCGACGAGGGCCAGAAGCGGCGGATGGGGTCTTCGTCCTCGACGATATTGCCGAGCATGGAATTGAGGCGGTCGTAATTGGCGATATAGCGGCCGGGATCGGCCTTGGTCTCGGGATACCAGCTGAGCGAGCCGATGACCTCGTTGTCGCCGCACCAGAGCGCAATGCAGGCATGGTGGCTGAGCCGGCGGACCTGCTGGGTGATTTCGGCGCGGACATTGTCGAGGAAGGGCCGGTCGGATGGGTAGCTCATGCAGGCGAACATGAAGTCGTGCCAGATGAGAATGCCCAGTTCGTCGCAGAGTTCGTAGAAATAGTCCGGCTCGTACTGCCCGCCGCCCCAGATGCGCAGCATGTTCATATTGGCGGCCCTGGCGCTTTCGAGCAGGTCGCGGATAACGTCGGGCGTGATGCGGGAGGGGATGGCGTCGGCCGGGATCCAGTTGGCGCCCATCATGGTGATGTCGCGGCCGTTGATGCGGCACTTGAAGCTGTGGTCGATTTCGTCCTTCTCGACAATCCATTCCAGCTGCCTGAGGCCGAGCTGGCGCGTGGTCTGTTCGCCTTCGAGATCGGTCACGAGCTCATAGAGCGGCTGGGCGCCCTGCCCTGCCGGCCACCACAGGTTGGGATCGCGAATGGTGACAGTGTGGGTGAAGACATTTTCGCCCTTTTGCACCGAGATCTTGTCGGTGATGGTCTGACCGTCGATCTGGTGGCTCAATTCAACCTCGCCGCGAGCAAAGGCGAAAAGACGAGTCTTTATCGAGAGTTCGACGGTGTTCTCACCATGGGCCTGATCGACCTGGACGCTCTCCTGCCGGGCCAGCCGCGACTTGCGCAGGCTCATCGTGCCATAGACGCCGATCGGCATGAGGCAGATACCCCAGTCCCAGCCCGCATGGCAGGCCGCCTTACGGATGAAGTTCATGTGGATGCCGGCCAGGCCATTGGTCTGGTAGTTCTTGGTGAAGGGGATGGGGAACGGGTGGGCTTCGGCCCGGGCTTTCGCGACGTCCGGCGCGATGTCGAACTCGATGCGCAGCGTGTTATCGCCTTCGCGCACCTTGCCCGTGACGTCGATGTCGTTGCGCAGGAAGCTGTTCTGGGTTTTGGCGACGACCTCGCCATTGAGCAGGACCGTGGCGATGCAATCGACTTCGCTGAGGGTCAGCGTCAGGTAGCCGTCGATATCGGTGGCGCTGGCGGTAAAGCTTCGCTCGACCGACCAGGCCGTCTCGTTGACCCACATGACCGTCTTTTCGTTCTCGCCGAAATAGGGATCGGGGATCACCTCGGCCTCAAGCAGGGCGTGGTGCACATCGCCCGGCAGGGTGATGCCGGTGCGAATGTCCCTGGTCGGCGAAGACAGGGCGAAGCGGCCCGTGAGATCAAGGGCGGAATAGGTGGCTGGCATGGCCATAGTCGTCTCCTCAAGGCACTTTGCGACGGTGCCCGACTGTATTTGGCGATAATGCGCGGATTGCCGGTGCAATCGATTGCACAACCCTTCTAGCGGGAAGAGCAAGGCCTTCCAATGGCGTGACGGGCAAAACCCGTATTTTTTGCATCGTTGCTATAGTTGGACGCCTTGCAATTGAAACAGGAGCCCTAGGCGGATTTTGCGGTCTATTAGGGATTTAGCGGCTAGTTTTCAGACAGTGGAGCCAGAAGGCATGACGAGTCTGAAGACTATGCTACGTATGTTTACTGTGCCGGATGATCCCGATCTGGTGCAGGCGCAAGCGCGCGCCCTGACGCGGCAAGTGCCGCTGATGTATGGGATTCTTCTGGTCAATTCGCTGGTTCTGGCCGCGACGCACAAGACGGCGCCGGACCTGTTGCGCCTCTATGTGCCTGGCTTGCTGTCTTTGGGCAGTGTGGCACGGATCGTGATGTGGTGGCGGGCACGCGATCGGATCATCGACCATGCCTCCGCCCGCACCATGCTCAACAGCACGGTCTGGATTTCCGGCGTGCTGGGGCTGGGCTTTTCGCTGTGGGCACTGAGCCTTTATCCCTATGGCGACGCCTTCCAGCAATCGCATGTGGCCTTTTACATGGCGCTGACCAGCATCTGCTGCATGTTCTGCCTGATGCATCTGCGCGGCGCCGCAATTCTCGTGGCGCTCAGCGTGGTCGTGCCGTTCACGGCGGTGTTCGGCATGGGCGGCAATGTGGTGTTTGGCGCGCTGGCCTTCAATTTCGTCGTCGTCGTGCTGGCCCTGATGTGGCTGCTGATGGGCAATTATCGCGATTTCAGCGCGCTGGTGGCATCGCGTGCCGATCTCGAGCGCAAGCAGGCCGAGACGCAGCGGCTGTCCGACGAGAATTATCGCCTCGCCAATCTCGACAGCACGACGGGCCTGGCCAATCGCCGCTCGTTCGAACGGGACCTGACCAACCTCCTGGAAGAAGCGCAGGACGATGGCCGGCAGATCGCGGTGGCGCGGCTCGACCTCGACAGCTTCAAGTCGGTCAATGACATGTTCGGCAAGATCGCCGGGGACAGCGTGCTGGAGGACGTGGCGCGCCGCATCAATGCGCTGCGCCGTCCGTCGACGCTGGCGGCACGGCTGGACAATGACAATTTCGCGCTGATCATGACCGAGCTGACCAGCGAAGCCGCCATGCAGGCCTGTGGTGATGTGCTGACCGCCGCGATGCGCCCCAGCTTCGAGACACCGCTCGGCATTGTGCATCTGACCGCATCGGCAGGCTTTGCCGCATCGCGGCCGGGCGACACCGCCTATACGCTTTATGACCGCGCCGACTATGTCACCTGGCTGGCCAAGCGCGAGGCGCGCGGCAAGGCCCTGGTGTTTACCGACAAGCATGCCGCAGACCTCGGCCGGGCGCGCAAGATGGAGCATGCGCTGCACACCTGCGATTTCGACAGCGAGATCAGCATCCTGTTCCAGCCGCAATTCGACATCGCGTTGAACCGGACCACGGGCTACGAGGTGCTGGCGCGCTGGAACAGTCCGACGCTGGGCGAGGTTTCGCCGGCCGAATTCGTTCCCATGGCAGAGCGGATCGGGGTGATCAGCAAGATCACCCTCGCCGTCTTGCGCAAGGCGCTGGCGGTTTCCGCCAAGCTGCCAAAGTCACTGCGGCTGTCGGTGAACCTTTCGGCCAATGACCTGGCCTCCCCAAATGTCATGGATTCGATCATTCGGCTGGTGCAGAAGCATGGCACGCCCTGCCGGATCGACTTCGAAATCACCGAAACCGCCATCATGCGCGACATGCGGCAGGCGCACGAAGCGCTGCTGCTGCTGCTGGCTCTCGGCTCTCGCATTGCGCTGGACGACTTCGGCACCGGGCATTCGAGCCTCACCCATGTGCAGAAGCTGCCGCTGGACCGGATCAAGATCGACCGCAGCTTTGTCAACGAAGTGACCATGGATGCCGCCAGCCGGGCGATCATCAAGACCATGGTGGACCTCTGCCGGAACCTAGGGATTTCCTGCGTCTTCGAGGGGATCGAGACCGAGGAACAGCTCGATGCGCTGCTGGGCCTGGGTGGCACGGTGATGCAGGGCTATCTGTTCGGCAGGCCGATGAGCGAGGCGGACATGCTCGGGCAGCTGTCGGGTGAGCGCAACAATTGGCAGTTTCACCGCAGAGCGATGTTTGGCGCGGCGAGCTAGGGCTCGGGCACTGACGGTTGTGCTTTCAACCTTCTCCCCTTGAGGGAGAAGGTGCCCCGAAGGGGCGGATGAGGGCTTCTGCGCCATCCATACGCTCTGAAGCATGGGATAGCTCAGAACCCTTCACCCTGCTTTTCTGCTGAACGCAGAAAAGCTGTCCCTCTCCCTCAAGGGGAGAGGGTTGAGCCGGTGGACTACTGCGCCGCCTCGCTCTGATCGGCGTCGATGAACCCGCCCGACTGGCGGCTCCAGAGCTGGCTGTAGATGCCGCCGGTGTCGACCAGTTCGGCATGGGTGCCGGTCTCGACCACCCTGCCCTTGTCGAGCACGACCAGCCGATCCATCATGGCAATGGTGGAAAGGCGGTGGGCGATGGCGATGACCGTCTTGCCCTTCATCAACAGTTGCAGCTGGCCCTGGATGGCGGCTTCCACTTCGGAATCCAGCGCCGAGGTCGCTTCGTCCAGCACCAGGATCGGCGCGTTCTTGAGCAGAACGCGGGCGATGGCGATGCGCTGGCGCTGGCCGCCGGAGAGTTTTACGCCACGTTCGCCGACATGAGCATCGAAGCCCTTGCGGCCCTGCAGGTCGCTGAGGCCCTCGATGAAGGCCGAGGCTTCGGCGAGATCGGCGGCCTCGCGCATCATCTCTTCGGTCGCATCGGGACGGCCATAGATGATGTTGTCGCGCACCGAGCGATGCAGCAGGGAGGTGTCCTGCGTCACCACGCCGATATTGGCGCGCAAGCTATCCTGCGTCACATGGGCAATGTCATGCCCATCGATCAGCACGCGGCCGTCAGCACGGTCGTAGAAGCGCAACAGCAGGTTGACCAGCGTCGACTTGCCGGCGCCCGAGCGGCCGACGAGGCCGATCTTTTCGCCCGGCTTGATGTGGAGGTTGAGGTTGTCGATGACGCCGGAATTCTTGCCGTAGTGGAAGGCGACGTTTTCGAACTTGATGTCACCCGCGACCTTGCCGATCGGCTTGGCATCGCTGGCGTCCGAGACGACGCGCGGCAGCGAGAAGGACGAGATGCCGTCCTTGACCGTGCCGATATTCTCGAACAGCGCCGACATTTCCCACATGACCCACTGGCTCATGCCCTGGAAGCGCATGACGAGGCCAAGCGAGACCGCGAGCGCACCGGGGCTCATGACGCCCTGCATCCAGAGCCAGATGCCCATGGCGCCGACCGAAGCCAGCAACAGCGCATTGGACCAGAGCACCAGCATGTTGAGCACGGTGAACAGGCGCATCTGGCGATAGACGGTGTCGAGGAAACCATCCATGGCCTCCTTGGCATAGGTCTCTTCGCGGTTGGAGTGGCTGAACAGCTTGACTGTGGCGATGTTGGTATAGCTGTCGACGATGCGGCCGGTCATCATCGAGCGCGCATCGGCCTGGGCCTGGGAAATCTTGCCCATGCGCGGGATGAAGTAGAACATCATCGAGACATAGGCGACGAGCCAGGCGAGAAAGGGGATGGCCAGGCGCCAGTCTGCCGAGGCCGCCAGGATCACCGCGCCGGTGAAATAGACGACGACATAGACCAGCATGTCGAGCAGCTTCATCACCACTTCGCGGACGGCGAGCGAGGTCTGCATCAGCTTGGCGCCGATGCGGCCGGCGAATTCGTCCTGGAAATAGCTCATCGACTGGCGGATGAGGTAGCGATGGCTCATCCAGCGGATGCGCTGGGGAAAATTGCCCAGCAGCGTCTGGTGCATGGTCAGCGTCGAGATCAGCGCGAAGCCGGGCAGGACGATGACGATCATCGCGCCCATCAGGGCCAGCTTCCAGCCGTCGGTCTGGAGGAAGGTTTCGGGATTGGCACCGGCCAACCAGTTCACCACATCGCCGATGAAGCCGAAGATGATGATTTCGCCAATGGCGACGGCCGCGGCAGCGGCGGCCATCAGGGCCAGCCATTTCTTGGCGCCGTGGGAATAGTGCAGGCAGAAGGCCAGCAGGCCCTTGGGGGGCTGGCTGGGTTCGCCGGCGGGATAGGCATCGAGACGTCGTTCAAACCAACGCAGCATGAAATCACCAGAACATTGTGCGGCGCATCGTAAGGCGACGCCTGTGCCTGAACCTGTCAGGAGCAAGACGTCCAGGCCGTGACGATGCCGACCGAAAATTTGGAGTTAGCGCTCGATACGTCCAGATTGACGCAGAGGAGCACGAAACAAGCCCCTCCCCAATACCAGTGAATTTGGCATAGAAGAAGGGACCGAAACGGGCGTAGCCCCGTTACGTTACACGATTGCGGCGAGTCTGCTGTTGCGGCAGGGCCACAGTGGATTTCAGACCGACGATTTCACGGATCAGTTCATGCGCACCGAAACCGAGCACACCATCTATCTCAAGGACTATGCCCCCAGCCCCTATCGCATCAGCGCGGTGGATCTGGATTTCAAGATTCTCGCCGACAATACGCGAGTGCGGGCACAGCTGACGGTGGAGCCGCGCGAGGGCACGGCGCCGGGCACGCCGCTGGTGCTGGACGGGGACGGTCTGGTGCTGGGATCGATCGCCATCGACGGCGCGCCGCTGATGCTGTCCGACTATGCCGCCGATGACGACGGGCTGACCGTGTTCGAGCCGCCGCTGCGCAAGTTCATTCTCGAAACCGAGGTGACGCTGCAGCCCGAGGGCAATACCAAGCTGATGGGGCTCTATCGCTCGAGCGGCACATGGTGCACGCAATGCGAGCCCGAAGGCTTCCGCCGCATTACCTATTATCTCGACCGGCCGGACAATCTGGCCGTGTTCAAGGTGCGGATGACCGCGCCGCTCGATCTGGCGCCGGTGCTGCTGGCCAATGGCAATCTGGTCGACAAGGGCGATGCCGGCGACGGCATGCATTATGCCGTGTGGGAGGACCCCTTCCCCAAGCCGGCCTATCTCTTTGCGCTGGTGGCGGGCGACCTTGGCTCGATCAGTGACAGCTTCACCACGGCATCGGGCCGCAAGGTAGCGCTGGCGATCTACTGCACCCATGGCAAGGAAGACCAGTGCCTCTGGGCCATGGACAGCCTCAAGCGTTCGATGGCCTGGGACGAGCGGCGCTTCGGCCGCGAATATGACCTCGACATCTTCAACATCGTGGCCGTCAGCGATTTCAACTTCGGCGCGATGGAGAACAAGGGGCTCAACATCTTCAACGACCGCCTGGTCTTTGCCCAGCCCGAGACGGCGACCGACGGCAATTACGACGGCATCGAGCGCGTCATCGCGCACGAATATTTCCACAACTGGACCGGCAATCGCATCACCTGCCGCGACTGGTTCCAGCTCTGCCTCAAGGAAGGGTTGACGGTCTATCGCGACCAGGAATTCACCAGCGACGAACGCTCGCGGGCGGTGAAGCGCATTTCGGACGTGGTCGGGCTGCGCTCGGCGCAGTTTCCCGAAGATGGCGGTCCGCTGGCCCATCCGCCGCGGCCGGACCAGTATCGCGAGATCAACAACTTCTACACGACCACGGTCTACGAAAAGGGCGCCGAGATCGTCCGCATGCTGGCGACGCTTCTGGGCGAAGCCGGCTTTCGCAAGGGCATGGACCTCTATTTCGAGCGCCATGACGGCGAGGCCACGACGATCGAGGCTTTCCTCAAGAGCTTTGCCGATGCCAATGGCGTGGATCTCGACCAGTTCAAGATCTGGTATCTCGAAGCGGGCACGCCGCGACTGAGCGTCGACGAAATTTACGACGCGGAGAAGCAGACCTATACGCTCAAGCTGCGCCAGGAGACGCTGCCGACGCCGAACCAGCCGAGCAAGGCTGCGCGCGTGCTGCCGATCAAGTTCGACCTGCTCGGTCCCAATGGCAGCCCGATGGGCTGGAGCGGGGTTTCGGGTGCGGAAGTGCGCGACGAAATGATCGTTCTGACCGAACAGAGCGCGGAAGTCACCTTTACCGGCATTGCCAATCGCCCGGTGGCCTCGCTGCTGCGCGGCTTTTCGGCGCCGGTGGTGCTCGACAGCAAGGCCAGCCAGGAGGACCAGCTGTTCCTCGCCCGGCATGACAGCGATCCGTTCAACCGCTGGCAGGCGCTGCAGGATGTCGGCATGGCGCTGGCGGTCAATGCGGTCAAGGGCAAGCGCTGGGGCGACGAGGCCGTTGCTGCGCTCAGCCAGGCCATGGGCGATACCTTGGCCAGCGACAGCCTCGACGACGCCTTCAAGGCGCTGGCTCTGTCGCTGCCCGACGAACAGTTGATCGGTCGCGAGATCGGCCGTGATATCGATCCGGACGCGATCAATGCGGTGAGCAAGGACCTGCTCAAGGCGGTGTTCCTGCCGCTGGCCGACCCACTCAAGGCGACCTATGGCCGCCTCGCCAGCGACGCACCCTATTCGCCCGACGCGATCAGCACCGGACGCCGCTCGCTGCGCAACCGGGCGCTGGGGCTCCTCGTGCATAGCGGCGCCGATGGTGCCGCAGACCTTGCCAGGGCGCAATATGACGGCGCGCGCAACATGACCGACCGCATGGCCGCCCTGGCATCGAGCGCCTATGCGGGCACCAGCCATGCCCCGGCCCTGCTTGCCGATTTCCGCACCCGCTACGGCGCCGATCCGCTGGTGCTGGACAAATGGCTGGCGGTGACCGCAGCGCAGCCGCGCGACGGGGTGATCGAGGACATGAAGGCAATCCTCGCCGATCCGGGCTTCCCCAAGACCAATCCAAACCGCCTGCGTTCGCTGGTGGGCAGTTTTGCCATGGGCAATCCGACCCAGTTCGCTCGGGCGGACGGGGCCGGCTTCCGCTTCGTGACGGAATTTGTTGCCGAGGTGGACAAGGTCAATCCGCAGGTCGCCGCGCGGGTCCTTACCGGCTTCCGCATCTGGCCAATGCTCGATGCAGGTCGTCGCGAGGCCGCCAAGGCCGCATTGACGAGCCTTCAGGGCAAGTCGCTCAGCCGCAACACTGCGGATATCCTGACGCGGACGCTGGCGGGATAGGTGTCAGACCCTTGAAGCCGCCCCACCCTCGGTGTCACCCCGGCCTTGAGCCGGGGCCCATCCCGAGATGGTGGTTCTGCCGCAAGGTCGTCGTGCCACCACTGCCACCTTGCGGTTGTGGCGAGATCTCAAGATGGGTCCCGGCTCAACGCCGGGATGACATCGCGTGTCTGGCCGGTCTGGTGCCAAATCCCCCACAACCGGGCCTACGTAGTCTTCTATGCAACCCCGTGCCGGGCTAGGGAAATTTCCCTGGTCCGGCGCTTTTGATTCAAGGACTTAGGCTAATCTGTGGAAGAATTTTTCTCGGCCGCTAAGTGACTCTATCGACTCGTGAATTTCCGATCACGCCAGCGAGAGCAGTTTCGGGGGTATGGACAGCAGAGTCCACGTGATTCATTGTTTGTTAAGGGCAAATCACGGGTCGGACAAACCCAATTTCACACCGGGAGAATTGCATGCGGACGGCGGAGGCATCCGGCGCCAGCGTAGCCGGATTCGGCACTGGCAAGAGCACGGCAGTTGGGCAGCGCAGCGCCCGCAAGTCCCGTTCCGTGGGGCTTTCTCTCCCGCAGTTCAACCTCACCCCCATTGCACAGGCCGTGCTGCTGACGGGGCTTCTCGCAGCCGCGGTCTTCGTGGTCTTCGATACGGCGCGCAGCTTTGGCGATGCCCGGCGGGACCTTGCCATCATCGGTTCGGCGCTGGCCGCCGATATTGCCGACATGTCGACCGCCGAGGCGCTGGGCGAGATCGGCCTGACCAACCGCCGCTACATTTCGATCGGCCGCGCCAGCCTCGTCAGCGCTGCAGCCGCCCCCTCCTCGTCCATCATGGCCGGGATGATCGTGCCGGCGCAGCCGCATGGCGTGCTGGCGATGGAAACGCAACCGGAGGGTGTGTGGGGCGGCATTCTGCAGCGCGGCGCGGCGGCTTTTGCGCTGGTCGGCATGGCCGTGCTCGTCGCCTCGCGCAAACGCCGCGACGACATGCCCGATGCCGTGCAGCGCGACAGCTATTCGACCCTGGCTGCGGCGATCCCGCTGGGCGTCGCCTGCTGGACCGGCAGCGGCAAGCTGATCGTCTGTAACGAACAATATCGCGAGCGCCTGAACCTGGGCAGCGGCAAGACCACCTATCAGGAAGCGGTCAAGAAGCTCAGCATGGGCGGCTATGTGAAGCTACTCAACGATGACGATGGCTCCCGTGTGCTGGAACTGCATCGCGAGGACGGGTCGTGCCTCCTGATCGACGAACGCCCGCTGGGCCAGGGCGCCTTCATGACGCTGGTCAGCGACGTGACCGAGGCCAAGCGCACCGACACGATGCTGCATGCGATCCGCCAGGAACAGCGCCTGCTGGCCCGCCGCTACCACGAGGAAAAGCTCAAGGCCGAAGCGGCCAGCCGTTCGAAGACCAATTTCCTCGCCCATCTCAGCCATGACGTGCGCACGCCGCTCAACCACATCATCGGCTTTGCCGACCTGATGCGCCACCAGACCTATGGGCCGCTGGGCGATGCGCGCTACGCCGAATATGTGGCCTCGATCAAGCAATCGGGCGAGCATCTGCTGGCCAGCTTTGCCACCATTCTCGACCTTGCCGAGCTCGAAGGCGGCCAGAAGGCGCTGCGCAACGACTTCGTCGATCTCGATGCCGTGCTCGATGGCGTGGTGCAGCGCTTCAAGGGCCAGGCTCATCGCTCCGGCGTATTGTTCATGCTGGGCGAGACCAGCGAGGCGATCGTGCAGGGCGACCAGCTGGGCCTGTCGCGCATGGTCTCCAACATTGTCGAGAATGCCCTCCGCTTCACCCCGCATGGCGGACAGGTGACGCTGGCGGCCTATGCGGCGCGCGACGGTGTGGTGATCGAGATCACCGATACGGGCCTGGGCATGAGCGAAGATCGCCTTGCCAGCCTGTCGCAGCCCTTCGCTTTGGGCGACGCCACCTTTACCCGCGAAGGCTCCGGTCCGGGCCTTGGCATTTCCATCGCCCGCACCATTGCCGAGCTCAGCGGCGGGCGTCTGGTGATTGACTCGACGCCCAGCCTGGGCACAACTGTTGCCATCTCCCTCCCCTTGGCCGGCATGGCCGGAGCACAGGCTGCAGAATGATCAACCGCGATTGGCACGAGGCACACAGAATGCCCAGGAACGCCAATCTGGAGCAGCGGGTCGATTGGCATGTCGAACATGCCGAACAATGCGGCTGCCGCGATATACCGGAAAGCGTCAAGCGCGCGCTGGAACAGCGCGGCGTGCCGGTGCCGCCGCGGAAAACAGATACGGTTTAGAGGTCAGATATGGTCTGGCCGACCACCAATCCCACCCCACCCACGGTGTCACGCCGGCCTTGAGCCGGGGCCCATCCCGAGATCGAGCCACGGCCGCAAGGTGCTCGTCATAGCGACC is a genomic window containing:
- a CDS encoding DMT family transporter, which encodes MSTSIAPLTERRLMGIGLALAAYFLFVCLDSSAKWLGLVGIPALQVMFVRYAVHLGLAAGINLPRKGLSLLHTQNMKLEMLRAAALVGSTLCNFTAVRYLPLTVTGAIGFTVPLIITALSVFFLREQVGWRRWAAIGVGFVGVLIIVRPGTDVFHPATLLSLCGAVSYASYAMLTRRLAGVDSAATQQFYGAALPTVVLAPFALATWVWPSNPVDWTVLALIGVIGFSGHQFITVAHRFAPASVLAPFSYLQIFFFAISSLVLFNQPPDMWFFIGAPIVIASGLYIWLRERALHKAGTAVEAAER
- a CDS encoding glycoside hydrolase family 2 protein, translating into MAMPATYSALDLTGRFALSSPTRDIRTGITLPGDVHHALLEAEVIPDPYFGENEKTVMWVNETAWSVERSFTASATDIDGYLTLTLSEVDCIATVLLNGEVVAKTQNSFLRNDIDVTGKVREGDNTLRIEFDIAPDVAKARAEAHPFPIPFTKNYQTNGLAGIHMNFIRKAACHAGWDWGICLMPIGVYGTMSLRKSRLARQESVQVDQAHGENTVELSIKTRLFAFARGEVELSHQIDGQTITDKISVQKGENVFTHTVTIRDPNLWWPAGQGAQPLYELVTDLEGEQTTRQLGLRQLEWIVEKDEIDHSFKCRINGRDITMMGANWIPADAIPSRITPDVIRDLLESARAANMNMLRIWGGGQYEPDYFYELCDELGILIWHDFMFACMSYPSDRPFLDNVRAEITQQVRRLSHHACIALWCGDNEVIGSLSWYPETKADPGRYIANYDRLNSMLGNIVEDEDPIRRFWPSSPSLGYMDFSDGWHSDTRGDLHYWDVWHSAKSFEAYRSVNPRFASEFGFQSFTSMNVIATFAEEKDRNPSSPVMENHQRNAGGNARILETMTRYFRFPRDFDQMVFLSQIQQGLAIKTAIEYWRSTKPRCMGTLYWQINDIWPVASWSSLDYGGQWKLLQYMAKRFFLAVNVVAVPHHDAVATNSRGTPVENAPPTSIRLRGINDTGRPVSVSLEVLAVKVGGGTRTVYSGNSAISPDGAITLAELPFADLAEDEFLFFSWRDAKGNLLGENDYFPKPYKAYELVEPKVRAAWSDVDGRFVLTLTSDQPALFVTATVDIPGYFSDNAVTLLPGRQTELTFTPRHGAKPSPAELVQSLKVRNLSETF
- a CDS encoding EAL domain-containing protein, whose product is MLRMFTVPDDPDLVQAQARALTRQVPLMYGILLVNSLVLAATHKTAPDLLRLYVPGLLSLGSVARIVMWWRARDRIIDHASARTMLNSTVWISGVLGLGFSLWALSLYPYGDAFQQSHVAFYMALTSICCMFCLMHLRGAAILVALSVVVPFTAVFGMGGNVVFGALAFNFVVVVLALMWLLMGNYRDFSALVASRADLERKQAETQRLSDENYRLANLDSTTGLANRRSFERDLTNLLEEAQDDGRQIAVARLDLDSFKSVNDMFGKIAGDSVLEDVARRINALRRPSTLAARLDNDNFALIMTELTSEAAMQACGDVLTAAMRPSFETPLGIVHLTASAGFAASRPGDTAYTLYDRADYVTWLAKREARGKALVFTDKHAADLGRARKMEHALHTCDFDSEISILFQPQFDIALNRTTGYEVLARWNSPTLGEVSPAEFVPMAERIGVISKITLAVLRKALAVSAKLPKSLRLSVNLSANDLASPNVMDSIIRLVQKHGTPCRIDFEITETAIMRDMRQAHEALLLLLALGSRIALDDFGTGHSSLTHVQKLPLDRIKIDRSFVNEVTMDAASRAIIKTMVDLCRNLGISCVFEGIETEEQLDALLGLGGTVMQGYLFGRPMSEADMLGQLSGERNNWQFHRRAMFGAAS
- a CDS encoding ABC transporter ATP-binding protein, coding for MLRWFERRLDAYPAGEPSQPPKGLLAFCLHYSHGAKKWLALMAAAAAAVAIGEIIIFGFIGDVVNWLAGANPETFLQTDGWKLALMGAMIVIVLPGFALISTLTMHQTLLGNFPQRIRWMSHRYLIRQSMSYFQDEFAGRIGAKLMQTSLAVREVVMKLLDMLVYVVVYFTGAVILAASADWRLAIPFLAWLVAYVSMMFYFIPRMGKISQAQADARSMMTGRIVDSYTNIATVKLFSHSNREETYAKEAMDGFLDTVYRQMRLFTVLNMLVLWSNALLLASVGAMGIWLWMQGVMSPGALAVSLGLVMRFQGMSQWVMWEMSALFENIGTVKDGISSFSLPRVVSDASDAKPIGKVAGDIKFENVAFHYGKNSGVIDNLNLHIKPGEKIGLVGRSGAGKSTLVNLLLRFYDRADGRVLIDGHDIAHVTQDSLRANIGVVTQDTSLLHRSVRDNIIYGRPDATEEMMREAADLAEASAFIEGLSDLQGRKGFDAHVGERGVKLSGGQRQRIAIARVLLKNAPILVLDEATSALDSEVEAAIQGQLQLLMKGKTVIAIAHRLSTIAMMDRLVVLDKGRVVETGTHAELVDTGGIYSQLWSRQSGGFIDADQSEAAQ